The proteins below come from a single Gavia stellata isolate bGavSte3 chromosome 8, bGavSte3.hap2, whole genome shotgun sequence genomic window:
- the TMEM198 gene encoding transmembrane protein 198, translated as MPLPGVPRAMTATVQTLRFKLLPHEPDQEWGHSCQQEIERRYQVVPSVVCAMCCLFGIIYCFFGYRCFKAVMFLTGLMFGSIIIFMLCYKERVLDTQLSVEASVGIGLGIGVLCGLVTMLVRSVGLFMVGLLLGLLLAVATLVVMEQFYHPPTVWIPIALLLGVGMLFAVLTLQWQRFFTTLSTAVFGSAIMTVTVDYFIELFLLVQYIYERIKVAPARPVCWYSWVILGVWPLLTTLGVLVQWKVTAEGYSHTEVIISRQQRRVQLMRIKQREDRKEKKKKRRPHHPPPHQHKAHPPEPAYRRKPNPVRRFDGDVLSPSYIQSFRERQTGPSLNSLIASSHAVVDLDYDCSSTVPLTTGSGPAVRV; from the exons ATGCCTCTCCCGGGAGTCCCCAGAGCCATGACTGCAACTGTGCAGACACTGCGGTTCAAGCTGCTGCCACACGAGCCGGACCAGGAGTGGGGGCACAGCTGCCAGCAGGAAATAGAGCGTCGCTACCAGGTGGTGCCCTCAGTGGTGTGCGCCATGTGCTGCCTCTTCGGCATCATCTACTGCTTCTTCG GCTACCGTTGCTTCAAGGCTGTCATGTTCCTGACCGGGCTGATGTTCGGCtccatcatcatcttcatgcTGTGCTACAAGGAGCGGGTGCTGGACACACAGCTGAGCGTGGAGGCCTCAGTGGGCATTGGGCTGGGCATTGGGGTCCTGTGCGGGCTGGTCACCATGCTGGTGCGCAGTGTCGGCCTCTTCATGgtggggctgctcctggggctgctgctaGCGGTGGCCACGCTGGTGGTGATGGAGCAGTTCTACCACCCGCCAACAGTGTGGATCCCCATCGCGCTGCTCCTGGGTGTGGGGATGCTCTTCGCTGTCCTCACCCTGCAGTGGCAGCGCTTCTTCACCACCCTCTCCACCGCTGTCTTCGGCAGTGCCATCATGACCGTCACTGTCGACTACTTCATTGAGCTCTTCCTCCTGGTGCAGTACATTTACGAGCGCATCAAGGTGGCCCCTGCTCGCCCTGTGTGCTGGTACAGCTGGGTCATCTTGGGTGTCTGGCCGCTCCTCACCACGCTGGGTGTCCTGGTCCAGTGGAAGGTCACGGCTGAGGGCTACTCCCACACTGAAG TGATCATCAGCCGGCAGCAGCGCCGTGTGCAGCTGATGCGCATCAAGCAGCGGGAggacagaaaggagaagaagaagaagcggaGACCCCACCACCCGCCACCCCACCAGCACAAAGCCCACCCGCCCGAGCCTGCCTACCGCCGCAAGCCCAATCCCGTGCGCCGCTTCGATGGGGACGTGCTCTCCCCC AGCTACATCCAGAGTTTCCGAGAGCGGCAGACGGGGCCGTCCCTGAACAGCCTCATCGCCAGCTCCCACGCTGTGGTGGACCTGGACTATGACTGCAGCTCCACCGTGCCCCTCACCacgggctccggccccgccgtGCGGGTATAA
- the CHPF gene encoding chondroitin sulfate synthase 2 isoform X2, giving the protein MRLSLVLSVLRPAGPVAIGVSLGFTLSLLSVTWVEEPCGPRPAARTRPDSGPAPWEPRVVPYRPPSPGRAAKKAVRTRYISTELGMRQRLFVGVLTSKSTLNTLGVAVNRTLAHRLERLVYFTGTRGRKVPHGMTVVTHSDERPIWNMYQTVRYLLDHYVNDFDWFFLVQDDTYTEAHRISRLVAHLSIDTHLYLGRPEEFIGGDTEGRYCYGGFGYLLSRSLLLLLQQHLESCRNDILSARPDEWLGRCIIDYTSVNCAEEHEGLRYHYFELGKKADPERETDLRFQSAFTVHPVLDPLQMYQLHKYFAQVELERTYQEIQQLQLEIQNASSLSADGDHGATWPIGIPPPFQPKTRFEVLRWDYFTEEQVYACVDGSPKCELRGVDLADVADVVAAAMEELNRKYQPVLHIHKQQLVNGYRRFDPTRGMEYTLDLQVEVVTQKGHSRSVTKRVHLVRPLSEVEIIPMPYVTEASRINVILPLTAHDRDHAARFLEAYAAAAFESSENAVLTFLFIYDPFEAQQVTQNDIFAPVKAQITEYERKYAEVKIPWISVKTDAPSQIKVMDIISKKHPVDTLFFVAGVGTEVTIDFLNRCRMNTINNWQVFFPIHFQGYNPAIAYHNQVPPATLDLLRDAGRFDRDVFHEACFYNADYMAARTHMADDVQENEDILETLDIYDMFIKYSNLHVFRAVEPALLQHYRHQACNPRLSEEIYHRCMQSSLEGVGSRSQLAMVLFEQEQGNST; this is encoded by the exons ATGCGGCTGTCGCTGGTGCTGTCGGTGCTGCGGCCCGCCGGGCCGGTGGCCATCGGCGTCTCGCTGGGCTTCACCCTCAGCCTGCTCAGCGTCACCTGGGTGGAGGAGCCCTGcgggccgcgccccgccgcccgcacGCGCCCCGACagcggccccgcgcc CTGGGAGCCCCGCGTCGTGCCCTACCGCCCGCCCAGCCCCGGCAGGGCCGCCAAGAAGGCCGTCAG gaCCCGGTACATCAGCACGGAGCTGGGTATGCGGCAGCGGCTCTTCGTGGGTGTGCTGACCTCCAAGAGCACGCTGAACACGCTGGGGGTGGCTGTCAACCGCACGCTGGCCCACCGCCTGGAGCGCCTGGTGTACTTCACAGGCACGCGGGGCCGCAAGGTGCCCCATGGCATGACGGTGGTGACGCACAGCGACGAGCGACCCATCTGGAACATGTACCAGACTGTCAGGTACCTTCTGGACCACTACGTGAATGACTTCGACTGGTTCTTCCTGGTGCAGGACGATACCTACACGGAGGCACACCGCATCAGCCGCCTGGTCGCCCACCTCAGCATTGACACCCACCTCTACCTGGGTCGCCCGGAGGAGTTCATCGGCGGGGACACTGAGGGACGCTACTGCTACGGGGGTTTTGGCTACCTGCTATCCCgcagcctcctcctgctcctgcagcagcacctggaGAGCTGCCGCAATGACATCCTCAGTGCCCGGCCCGATGAGTGGCTGGGCCGCTGCATCATCGACTACACGTCTGTCAACTGTGCTGAGGAGCACGAG GGCCTACGTTACCACTACTTTGAGTTGGGGAAGAAAGCGGACCCTGAGCGGGAGACCGACCTCCGTTTCCAGAGTGCCTTCACCGTCCATCCTGTGCTGGATCCCCTCCAGATGTATCAGCTGCACAAGTACTTTGCGCAGGTGGAGCTAGAGAGGACGTACCAGGAgatccagcagctccag CTGGAGATCCAGAATGCAAGCAGCCTGTCTGCTGATGGGGACCACGGTGCCACATGGCCCATTGGCATCCCACCCCCCTTCCAGCCCAAAACCCGCTTCGAGGTGCTGCGTTGGGACTACTTCACGGAGGAGCAGGTCTATGCCTGCGTGGACGGCTCGCCCAAGTGCGAGCTGCGTGGCGTGGACCTGGCAGATGTAGCCGACGTGGTGGCCGCAGCAATGGAGGAGCTGAACCGCAAGTACCAGCCAGTGCTCCACATCCACAAGCAGCAGTTGGTGAACGGGTACCGGCGATTTGACCCCACACGTGGCATGGAGTACACGCTGGACCTCCAGGTGGAGGTGGTCACCCAGAAGGGGCACAGCCGCTCCGTCACCAAGCGCGTGCACCTGGTGCGGCCCCTCAGCGAGGTGGAGATCATCCCTATGCCCTACGTGACAGAGGCCAGCCGCATCAATGTCATCCTGCCGCTGACGGCCCATGACCGGGACCACGCTGCCCGTTTTTTGGAGGCTTATGCAGCAGCCGCCTTTGAGAGCAGCGAGAATGCGGTGCTCACCTTCCTCTTCATCTATGACCCCTTTGAGGCCCAGCAGGTGACCCAGAATGACATCTTTGCCCCTGTGAAGGCCCAGATCACCGAGTACGAGCGCAAGTATGCAGAGGTGAAAATCCCGTGGATCAGCGTCAAGACGGACGCACCCTCCCAAATCAAGGTCATGGACATCATCTCCAAGAAGCATCCCGTGGACACACTTTTCTTTGTAGCTGGCGTGGGGACGGAGGTCACCATCGACTTCCTGAACCGTTGCCGGATGAACACCATCAACAACTGGCAGGTCTTCTTCCCCATCCACTTCCAGGGCTACAACCCTGCCATCGCTTACCACAACCAGGTGCCACCTGCCACGCTGGACCTGCTGCGGGATGCGGGACGCTTTGACCGCGATGTCTTCCATGAAGCCTGCTTCTACAACGCTGACTACATGGCAGCACGCACCCACATGGCAGATGACGTGCAGGAGAACGAGGACATCCTGGAGACCCTGGACATCTACGACATGTTCATCAAGTACTCCAACCTCCATGTCTTCCGGGCTGTGGAGCCCGCCCTGCTGCAGCACTACCGGCACCAGGCCTGCAACCCCCGGCTCAGTGAGGAGATCTATCACCGCTGCatgcagagcagcctggagggTGTAGGCTCTCGCTCCCAGCTGGCCATGGTGCTTTttgagcaggagcaggggaacAGCACCTGA
- the CHPF gene encoding chondroitin sulfate synthase 2 isoform X1 — MRLSLVLSVLRPAGPVAIGVSLGFTLSLLSVTWVEEPCGPRPAARTRPDSGPAPPPGPGNTNGNAARRPNAVPAGLGTDSWEPRVVPYRPPSPGRAAKKAVRTRYISTELGMRQRLFVGVLTSKSTLNTLGVAVNRTLAHRLERLVYFTGTRGRKVPHGMTVVTHSDERPIWNMYQTVRYLLDHYVNDFDWFFLVQDDTYTEAHRISRLVAHLSIDTHLYLGRPEEFIGGDTEGRYCYGGFGYLLSRSLLLLLQQHLESCRNDILSARPDEWLGRCIIDYTSVNCAEEHEGLRYHYFELGKKADPERETDLRFQSAFTVHPVLDPLQMYQLHKYFAQVELERTYQEIQQLQLEIQNASSLSADGDHGATWPIGIPPPFQPKTRFEVLRWDYFTEEQVYACVDGSPKCELRGVDLADVADVVAAAMEELNRKYQPVLHIHKQQLVNGYRRFDPTRGMEYTLDLQVEVVTQKGHSRSVTKRVHLVRPLSEVEIIPMPYVTEASRINVILPLTAHDRDHAARFLEAYAAAAFESSENAVLTFLFIYDPFEAQQVTQNDIFAPVKAQITEYERKYAEVKIPWISVKTDAPSQIKVMDIISKKHPVDTLFFVAGVGTEVTIDFLNRCRMNTINNWQVFFPIHFQGYNPAIAYHNQVPPATLDLLRDAGRFDRDVFHEACFYNADYMAARTHMADDVQENEDILETLDIYDMFIKYSNLHVFRAVEPALLQHYRHQACNPRLSEEIYHRCMQSSLEGVGSRSQLAMVLFEQEQGNST; from the exons ATGCGGCTGTCGCTGGTGCTGTCGGTGCTGCGGCCCGCCGGGCCGGTGGCCATCGGCGTCTCGCTGGGCTTCACCCTCAGCCTGCTCAGCGTCACCTGGGTGGAGGAGCCCTGcgggccgcgccccgccgcccgcacGCGCCCCGACagcggccccgcgccgccccccggccccggcaaCACCAACGGCAACGCGGCGCGCAGGCCCAACGCCGTGCCCGCCGGGCTGGGCACCGACAGCTGGGAGCCCCGCGTCGTGCCCTACCGCCCGCCCAGCCCCGGCAGGGCCGCCAAGAAGGCCGTCAG gaCCCGGTACATCAGCACGGAGCTGGGTATGCGGCAGCGGCTCTTCGTGGGTGTGCTGACCTCCAAGAGCACGCTGAACACGCTGGGGGTGGCTGTCAACCGCACGCTGGCCCACCGCCTGGAGCGCCTGGTGTACTTCACAGGCACGCGGGGCCGCAAGGTGCCCCATGGCATGACGGTGGTGACGCACAGCGACGAGCGACCCATCTGGAACATGTACCAGACTGTCAGGTACCTTCTGGACCACTACGTGAATGACTTCGACTGGTTCTTCCTGGTGCAGGACGATACCTACACGGAGGCACACCGCATCAGCCGCCTGGTCGCCCACCTCAGCATTGACACCCACCTCTACCTGGGTCGCCCGGAGGAGTTCATCGGCGGGGACACTGAGGGACGCTACTGCTACGGGGGTTTTGGCTACCTGCTATCCCgcagcctcctcctgctcctgcagcagcacctggaGAGCTGCCGCAATGACATCCTCAGTGCCCGGCCCGATGAGTGGCTGGGCCGCTGCATCATCGACTACACGTCTGTCAACTGTGCTGAGGAGCACGAG GGCCTACGTTACCACTACTTTGAGTTGGGGAAGAAAGCGGACCCTGAGCGGGAGACCGACCTCCGTTTCCAGAGTGCCTTCACCGTCCATCCTGTGCTGGATCCCCTCCAGATGTATCAGCTGCACAAGTACTTTGCGCAGGTGGAGCTAGAGAGGACGTACCAGGAgatccagcagctccag CTGGAGATCCAGAATGCAAGCAGCCTGTCTGCTGATGGGGACCACGGTGCCACATGGCCCATTGGCATCCCACCCCCCTTCCAGCCCAAAACCCGCTTCGAGGTGCTGCGTTGGGACTACTTCACGGAGGAGCAGGTCTATGCCTGCGTGGACGGCTCGCCCAAGTGCGAGCTGCGTGGCGTGGACCTGGCAGATGTAGCCGACGTGGTGGCCGCAGCAATGGAGGAGCTGAACCGCAAGTACCAGCCAGTGCTCCACATCCACAAGCAGCAGTTGGTGAACGGGTACCGGCGATTTGACCCCACACGTGGCATGGAGTACACGCTGGACCTCCAGGTGGAGGTGGTCACCCAGAAGGGGCACAGCCGCTCCGTCACCAAGCGCGTGCACCTGGTGCGGCCCCTCAGCGAGGTGGAGATCATCCCTATGCCCTACGTGACAGAGGCCAGCCGCATCAATGTCATCCTGCCGCTGACGGCCCATGACCGGGACCACGCTGCCCGTTTTTTGGAGGCTTATGCAGCAGCCGCCTTTGAGAGCAGCGAGAATGCGGTGCTCACCTTCCTCTTCATCTATGACCCCTTTGAGGCCCAGCAGGTGACCCAGAATGACATCTTTGCCCCTGTGAAGGCCCAGATCACCGAGTACGAGCGCAAGTATGCAGAGGTGAAAATCCCGTGGATCAGCGTCAAGACGGACGCACCCTCCCAAATCAAGGTCATGGACATCATCTCCAAGAAGCATCCCGTGGACACACTTTTCTTTGTAGCTGGCGTGGGGACGGAGGTCACCATCGACTTCCTGAACCGTTGCCGGATGAACACCATCAACAACTGGCAGGTCTTCTTCCCCATCCACTTCCAGGGCTACAACCCTGCCATCGCTTACCACAACCAGGTGCCACCTGCCACGCTGGACCTGCTGCGGGATGCGGGACGCTTTGACCGCGATGTCTTCCATGAAGCCTGCTTCTACAACGCTGACTACATGGCAGCACGCACCCACATGGCAGATGACGTGCAGGAGAACGAGGACATCCTGGAGACCCTGGACATCTACGACATGTTCATCAAGTACTCCAACCTCCATGTCTTCCGGGCTGTGGAGCCCGCCCTGCTGCAGCACTACCGGCACCAGGCCTGCAACCCCCGGCTCAGTGAGGAGATCTATCACCGCTGCatgcagagcagcctggagggTGTAGGCTCTCGCTCCCAGCTGGCCATGGTGCTTTttgagcaggagcaggggaacAGCACCTGA
- the CHPF gene encoding chondroitin sulfate synthase 2 isoform X3 — MRLSLVLSVLRPAGPVAIGVSLGFTLSLLSVTWVEEPCGPRPAARTRPDSGPAPWEPRVVPYRPPSPGRAAKKAVRTRYISTELGMRQRLFVGVLTSKSTLNTLGVAVNRTLAHRLERLVYFTGTRGRKVPHGMTVVTHSDERPIWNMYQTVRYLLDHYVNDFDWFFLVQDDTYTEAHRISRLVAHLSIDTHLYLGRPEEFIGGDTEGRYCYGGFGYLLSRSLLLLLQQHLESCRNDILSARPDEWLGRCIIDYTSVNCAEEHELEIQNASSLSADGDHGATWPIGIPPPFQPKTRFEVLRWDYFTEEQVYACVDGSPKCELRGVDLADVADVVAAAMEELNRKYQPVLHIHKQQLVNGYRRFDPTRGMEYTLDLQVEVVTQKGHSRSVTKRVHLVRPLSEVEIIPMPYVTEASRINVILPLTAHDRDHAARFLEAYAAAAFESSENAVLTFLFIYDPFEAQQVTQNDIFAPVKAQITEYERKYAEVKIPWISVKTDAPSQIKVMDIISKKHPVDTLFFVAGVGTEVTIDFLNRCRMNTINNWQVFFPIHFQGYNPAIAYHNQVPPATLDLLRDAGRFDRDVFHEACFYNADYMAARTHMADDVQENEDILETLDIYDMFIKYSNLHVFRAVEPALLQHYRHQACNPRLSEEIYHRCMQSSLEGVGSRSQLAMVLFEQEQGNST, encoded by the exons ATGCGGCTGTCGCTGGTGCTGTCGGTGCTGCGGCCCGCCGGGCCGGTGGCCATCGGCGTCTCGCTGGGCTTCACCCTCAGCCTGCTCAGCGTCACCTGGGTGGAGGAGCCCTGcgggccgcgccccgccgcccgcacGCGCCCCGACagcggccccgcgcc CTGGGAGCCCCGCGTCGTGCCCTACCGCCCGCCCAGCCCCGGCAGGGCCGCCAAGAAGGCCGTCAG gaCCCGGTACATCAGCACGGAGCTGGGTATGCGGCAGCGGCTCTTCGTGGGTGTGCTGACCTCCAAGAGCACGCTGAACACGCTGGGGGTGGCTGTCAACCGCACGCTGGCCCACCGCCTGGAGCGCCTGGTGTACTTCACAGGCACGCGGGGCCGCAAGGTGCCCCATGGCATGACGGTGGTGACGCACAGCGACGAGCGACCCATCTGGAACATGTACCAGACTGTCAGGTACCTTCTGGACCACTACGTGAATGACTTCGACTGGTTCTTCCTGGTGCAGGACGATACCTACACGGAGGCACACCGCATCAGCCGCCTGGTCGCCCACCTCAGCATTGACACCCACCTCTACCTGGGTCGCCCGGAGGAGTTCATCGGCGGGGACACTGAGGGACGCTACTGCTACGGGGGTTTTGGCTACCTGCTATCCCgcagcctcctcctgctcctgcagcagcacctggaGAGCTGCCGCAATGACATCCTCAGTGCCCGGCCCGATGAGTGGCTGGGCCGCTGCATCATCGACTACACGTCTGTCAACTGTGCTGAGGAGCACGAG CTGGAGATCCAGAATGCAAGCAGCCTGTCTGCTGATGGGGACCACGGTGCCACATGGCCCATTGGCATCCCACCCCCCTTCCAGCCCAAAACCCGCTTCGAGGTGCTGCGTTGGGACTACTTCACGGAGGAGCAGGTCTATGCCTGCGTGGACGGCTCGCCCAAGTGCGAGCTGCGTGGCGTGGACCTGGCAGATGTAGCCGACGTGGTGGCCGCAGCAATGGAGGAGCTGAACCGCAAGTACCAGCCAGTGCTCCACATCCACAAGCAGCAGTTGGTGAACGGGTACCGGCGATTTGACCCCACACGTGGCATGGAGTACACGCTGGACCTCCAGGTGGAGGTGGTCACCCAGAAGGGGCACAGCCGCTCCGTCACCAAGCGCGTGCACCTGGTGCGGCCCCTCAGCGAGGTGGAGATCATCCCTATGCCCTACGTGACAGAGGCCAGCCGCATCAATGTCATCCTGCCGCTGACGGCCCATGACCGGGACCACGCTGCCCGTTTTTTGGAGGCTTATGCAGCAGCCGCCTTTGAGAGCAGCGAGAATGCGGTGCTCACCTTCCTCTTCATCTATGACCCCTTTGAGGCCCAGCAGGTGACCCAGAATGACATCTTTGCCCCTGTGAAGGCCCAGATCACCGAGTACGAGCGCAAGTATGCAGAGGTGAAAATCCCGTGGATCAGCGTCAAGACGGACGCACCCTCCCAAATCAAGGTCATGGACATCATCTCCAAGAAGCATCCCGTGGACACACTTTTCTTTGTAGCTGGCGTGGGGACGGAGGTCACCATCGACTTCCTGAACCGTTGCCGGATGAACACCATCAACAACTGGCAGGTCTTCTTCCCCATCCACTTCCAGGGCTACAACCCTGCCATCGCTTACCACAACCAGGTGCCACCTGCCACGCTGGACCTGCTGCGGGATGCGGGACGCTTTGACCGCGATGTCTTCCATGAAGCCTGCTTCTACAACGCTGACTACATGGCAGCACGCACCCACATGGCAGATGACGTGCAGGAGAACGAGGACATCCTGGAGACCCTGGACATCTACGACATGTTCATCAAGTACTCCAACCTCCATGTCTTCCGGGCTGTGGAGCCCGCCCTGCTGCAGCACTACCGGCACCAGGCCTGCAACCCCCGGCTCAGTGAGGAGATCTATCACCGCTGCatgcagagcagcctggagggTGTAGGCTCTCGCTCCCAGCTGGCCATGGTGCTTTttgagcaggagcaggggaacAGCACCTGA